gcggcggatgcgttcACCTTGGACAAGTTAGAATCCTACTTCGTGTTGCACCATGTCGATTACACGCGGTTCACGATGGGCGCCATGTGGGGCACGGTGACCCCGGCGACGTTGCAACAAAACGCCAACGCTCACAACCAAGGCATGCACAAGCGGAGTCGGTGGCACCTGCAAAGGCAGATGGCGGATGCCAATGTGACTTTGACCAGCTACATCGAACTCCACTCGAAAcgggcatcgacgccatCTCTCGTGTCCGAGGTGCTCGGGGTGTGCGTGGCACTCGCTGATGAGGCTGGCGACATCGTTCGATCAGTAGCCGCGGGAGGAAGCCTCGGTCAAGTTAAGGACAAGAGCGGAAAGCAGGGGGCCGACAACAAGGCAATCGATCCTCAGACGCAGGCAGATAGAAGAGCGGAACGcctcatcgtcgcgacgctgagGAGCAAGTTCGGCGATCGGGTCAAGGTTCTCGGAGAAGAGTCACTCGAAGGCGCGCTGACAGAGGCGGGATCTGTCAACGCGGATGGGACGAttgacgaagacgacgaggcgattTCGGTCGAAGTTGTCAACGAGGCTGCTGAACTCGTCAAGCCAATCGAGCTTCACGTCCCGCCGAGTGCGGAGGCGAAGTCCGACGACGTTTGCGTCTGGGTCGATCCCTTGGACGGAACGCGAGAGTACGTCGAGGGTCCCGATCACTGGTCCGGAGTCACTGTTCTCATGGGGATCTCCGTGGGAGGCGTGCCCGTGGCTGGCGTCATCCACCAGCCGTTTGTCGATCACGACGGCGGGCCAAGCTCGGATCCGACATGCAGGGGAAGGACTCTGTGGGGCGGATACAACATGGGCGTGTGGTCCAGTCCTGGAAGGGacgtctccctcgcgcgtcgcgtcccaaggctccccgtcgccgatcCCGCTAACCTCAGGGTCGCCACGACGAGGTCGCACCCGGGGCCCGCGATTGAGCGAGCGATCGACTTGCTCaccccggcggaggtggtgcgagcgggaggcgcgggtgggAAAGTCGCGTTGATCCTCGATGGGCGGGTTGACGCGTGGGTGTTTCCACAGAAAGGAACGAAGCGTTGGGACAcgtgcgcgggcgaggcgcttcTGCGAGCGCACCACGGCGCATGGCTCGTCAGCGGGACCGACGGGCAATCGTACGACTACTCCAGCAAAGTCCAGTCGTCTCCGGGAAACGTAGACGGCGTGATGGCTGCGAGCGACCCGCGACTTCTCTCGCACTTCGCTTCGCGGCTAGGGTGGTACTAAGCGTAGAAGCCGTCTAAACCCTGACCCGTGTAAACGCGCAACTCCACGAGCTCTGCTTCGAACTTCTCCCCCGGGCCGAAGAGCGAGTTCGTATcatccggcggcgacgcgtacgccgaACCCAGCCTCGACTTTGCCGTCTTGATCTCCTTGCCACCACCGAACAGGGATGAACCGCCTATCGCCGCGTACGATGAACCCATCGATGGCGCCCTTCCCAACGGAATCTTCAAAGCGTCGGCACCGAAGATTGGACCTTCGGCGCCAAAGTCGAATATCGCAGCGCCTGATCCTCCAACCTTCTCCAAGATGAAAGGTTCCCCCTCTGTCGAGTTTTTCTTGGGCCACTTGACCAGGAACGCGTTGAACGCGTCCCTGTAGTCCTCCCGCGATGCCCACCCGAGCGGGTTGAACGCCCCAAAGTACCCACCCCGCTTCGTCTTAGCGATGAGGATTGCCGGGCCTTGATTGTCTACTTTGAGGTGAAACGCCCCTGCGTTCCAGCCGTCCGTCTCGGCATCGTACGCGAGGATGAGCTTCCGGTTCGCAAGGACGGTGCCCTTAAGGACCTTTTGCCGCAGCATGGAGCACTCTTTGCTCTCCTGACCCGTGA
This DNA window, taken from Micromonas commoda chromosome 2, complete sequence, encodes the following:
- a CDS encoding predicted protein, which codes for ASTPSLVSEVLGVCVALADEAGDIVRSVAAGGSLGQVKDKSGKQGADNKAIDPQTQADRRAERLIVATLRSKFGDRVKVLGEESLEGALTEAGSAAELVKPIELHVPPSAEAKSDDVCVWVDPLDGTREYVEGPDHWSGVTVLMGISVGGVPVAGVIHQPFVDHDGGPSSDPTCRGRTLWGGYNMGVWSSPGRDVSLARRVPRLPVADPANLRVATTRSHPGPAIERAIDLLTPAEVVRAGGAGGKVALILDGRVDAWVFPQKGTKRWDTCAGEALLRA
- a CDS encoding predicted protein gives rise to the protein MLRQKVLKGTVLANRKLILAYDAETDGWNAGAFHLKVDNQGPAILIAKTKRGGYFGAFNPLGWASREDYRDAFNAFLVKWPKKNSTEGEPFILEKVGGSGAAIFDFGAEGPIFGADALKIPLGRAPSMGSSYAAIGGSSLFGGGKEIKTAKSRLGSAYASPPDDTNSLFGPGEKFEAELVELRVYTGQGLDGFYA